A region from the Lysobacter sp. BMK333-48F3 genome encodes:
- the ftsL gene encoding cell division protein FtsL, whose translation MTRLLLALLIVANVVSALLVVFARHEHRQLFVQLNKLQRERDELNIEFGRLQLEQATWAESNRIDQVARERIGMKFPEGAETVVIRP comes from the coding sequence ATGACCCGCCTGCTGCTGGCCCTGCTGATCGTCGCCAACGTCGTCTCGGCGCTGTTGGTGGTGTTCGCCCGTCACGAGCATCGCCAACTGTTCGTTCAGCTCAACAAACTGCAGCGCGAGCGCGATGAGCTCAACATCGAGTTCGGCCGTTTGCAGCTGGAGCAGGCGACCTGGGCCGAGAGCAACCGCATCGACCAGGTCGCGCGCGAGCGCATCGGGATGAAGTTTCCCGAGGGCGCCGAAACCGTGGTGATCCGTCCATGA